In Lolium perenne isolate Kyuss_39 chromosome 5, Kyuss_2.0, whole genome shotgun sequence, the sequence gccacacatgaacccctcggcactcaccgcccttgtcgaccggtggaggccggagactcacaccttccacttgagggccggcgagatggcccctactctccaggatgtttccatgatccttgcactaCCTATTCAAGGCGAGCCACTGTGTATaaacacagcttctgatgggtggcgccagcagatggaggggcttattggcagggctcctccggcgccagaaaatccaaagcagagagttcccgccggcgcgtctttcgaatggatcaggactaactttggagAATGCCCGATACATGCCGACGAGGACACTCGGAGGACGTAcgcccgcgtgtacttatggtacatgatttccaggactctctttcctgacagtgggggtaagctggcccattggtgttggctgaaggcgcttacggtgttggacgaccggtggagttggggaacagcggcacttgcctacctctaccggcaggtgatgatttgttctatgtactattttcctatagtagtgCGCTACACAAAGTAGTAACCAAATATCTTATgtacgcagttggacgaagcttgtcgcaggactgggagcaaaactgggagcggcggtattggtggatgcatgctcctactttccgtatggagctgggaccgcctatcagttgggcgtcCCAGGGTACTCAAGGAGACGCCATGGCCTCATTTCCCTCACTTTcctgatcgggagcccacttgggcatacctttgggacaatgtctcggagatgacgagcgatccaatggtcatgtacaggcagtacactgcggagttggacactcttaccgctgagcaggtaaccgatcactgCGGAGTTGCAATCCTAGTTTTGATTGATTCTACTGGCATGTACTAAATAattgtatgctgcaggtggaatggcagccatatggtagctactaccgtattggcgcggggatggctgacctcaaccataagtgcacggaggaggcgcggttctggcgtatgcgctgcccactcatatgcatgtggcttgttgaacaccaccagccgcaaagagtgatgagacagtttgggctgtatcaggagtgcccaccaatgtggcaagacacggacaaggcgcttcacaggtaaacttctggaatcatgcgatggaagattcttgatagaagaggtacaaactaacttgttgattctggcaggcttgataggcagcggcagaggaagatcacaaattggccagtccatcatagcggccacaTCGCAGCGTTCCAACACTGCTTGGAAGCGGCACGGAATGCTGGCCCTGAGCAGATTGTGCCTCATGACTTCaccgctttcaacaactacctcgagtggttccatcagaacacgcgtatcgagttagtgaagCGCGCGTATCGTGAGgagatcttggacgaccccatccagttcgatgaggttgggcaaagccagcacgacGCTTTTGCTCGCAGAGGAAGATcgaccgaggaaagaaggttgtcactgagGAGGATGACGAGCGGCCGCGGAGATCAgctatgtcgaggatgaggaacgacgagccgttctcttcagatgaggaggaggaggaggaggaggagcggggaAGCGAGGAGGCGACGGGAGGAAGCGAGAGCGAGGAAGCGACGGGAGGAAGCggcagcaggagcagcagcaacaacagccaaggcagcggacgaagaggatggccgtccggaagcagcccacgaggacggcacgtcgaggacgctactaggatgtgctacgtgttgttctgaactctatattcataagtatcgatttgtgaaccctatgtcatttcgaaccatagtctgtaatgctacttgttgtttgaatctacgtggtacaatgtgacctatgaagtgttatatgtgtatgtcatgaaattgctacttgttgtgtccaatgttgtactcgtaactgttggactttggtaggatttttcatgttttcaacacAAGtccatgtgtggcgcccttcacactggcgccacaagtgctagtgtggcgcccgtggcgtcggcgccacacatgccaacttatattaCCTATTGGGaccaaaacatccaggggctccggacgataagtccttagccgttttcgcgagcctctatgtgtggcgcccgtggcatcggcgccacaggtGGTAGTGCGGCGCCCGTGgaatcggcgccacacatcgagcctcgcaaaacggctaagtcccagaggggggattacaagtgcatgtgtggcgccgttgggagcggcgccacacatgctgccacgtcggatgggcgcaccagctcagcgtcgatggcgccacgtcggctgggtgtgtggcgccggcaggaggggagccacatgggcatgtgtggcgcccgtgggaggggcgccacacaaaagggttagattggtgaaatagtttcgccggagggtcagtccgtgcttttcttccacttttgggttatttttgtgtaaatcgccaaaAATAATCTTGTACCGTAGGACGGAAACGAGATCCATGGCCTGCAATCGGTCCGATGGTTTGCTTCCCATCGGCCCCCGATATGTAGTATTTACCTTTTCCGTCTGCCCTGCTGCCTGCCCCTGTTTCTTTCGCATTGAAGAGGACGCACATGGCAATCATACCT encodes:
- the LOC127303768 gene encoding serine/threonine-protein phosphatase 7 long form homolog, encoding MISRTLFPDSGGKLAHWCWLKALTVLDDRWSWGTAALAYLYRQLDEACRRTGSKTGSGGIGGCMLLLSVWSWDRLSVGRPRVLKETPWPHFPHFPDREPTWAYLWDNVSEMTSDPMVMYRQYTAELDTLTAEQVEWQPYGSYYRIGAGMADLNHKCTEEARFWRMRCPLICMWLVEHHQPQRVMRQFGLYQECPPMWQDTDKALHRLDRQRQRKITNWPVHHSGHIAAFQHCLEAARNAGPEQIVPHDFTAFNNYLEWFHQNTRIELVKRAYREEILDDPIQTHMAIIPTSPNRTFAQRLGALNLAL